In Rhinolophus sinicus isolate RSC01 linkage group LG01, ASM3656204v1, whole genome shotgun sequence, the genomic stretch TCTGtttaggcaataaaaataaacattttctccataaaaatccATCTCGGAATGTAGTGAAAGAGAAGGTAGGCAGAGCTGTATGTTctataacattttcaaatgttattttaagttatttcctGGTTTGGGAATATAAGAGgagatttaataataaaaaatgtcttataaacaTTGTATATTatctcaatatatattttattcaagttAAGAAAACAGTTTCAGGTACTTACTGTCACATTATATAACAGTAGATAATGAGACTTGCATTTAAAATGACAGAATAGAAAATGTGGTCTCATAGCTATTATCTTTAAAATCTGCCTCTCAAATAGCAACCTGAGAGTTAATGTAAGCCGTTTATGCCATAGGAAGACCCATTAGACACACTGATGGTTTCAGATCACAAGTAAGCAGCCAGCTCTGTAGGCTATTTTAGacatttgattttcttcattctaCAGCATTAAAGTGTCAGCGTGCTACATAAAACTATGCAGGAGTTGCGTGTTGTTCTGTCTAGAATGATAAATGCTTGCAAGCTTTTAGAGATTTCTGTGAGGAATTCATCCTAGTTGCTTATATATCTTATTTCAGTTTATGTAGCTACAGAATTTGGTATGACTACTGATGAGGTACCACGTAGGTAGGTATAAAAACCAGGAGGTTCcacttaattctttaaaattgtgTTGACAAAATTCGTATTATTTGTACTTGTTCTGTCGTATCAGtggtttacttttgcttttatgtAAAGAGATGTGATACCTTCTGAATACTACAAAaattatcaattattttcataaaaataattttagtgttattctgctttttcagatgaagaggaagaagatgatGTAGTGACTCCTAAACCTCCTATTGAACCTGAAGAagagaaaactttaaagaaagatgaggaaaatgataGTAAAGGTATCTTACagaatttaactttaaaaattttgttgattCCTATTAAgatttctaatattatttatgtattaaagTAGAATAAAATGCTCTAAATCAAAGAGGTGAATCTGATTGAAAAGAATGTCTGCCATTCATTGATCCAAACTGTAACAGTGAGTTGACTTGATTTGACTGATATAAATCAGActttagaaaaacatttgttttctagCCCCCCCTCATGAACTgactgaagaagaaaagcaacaaaTCTTGCACTCCGAggaatttttaagtttctttgacCATTCTACAAGAATTGTAGAAAGAGCTCTTTCTGAGCAGATTAACATCTtctttgactacagtggaagagatttggaagacaaagaagGGTAATGCTTAATTGCTAAAATTATGGGTACAGCAGTGTTAAATCCTTTAAGATTAAGAGGGAGAagtttaacactttttttttgtgtttggtCTTTTCTGTAGAGAGATTCAAGCAGGTGCTAAACTGTCATTAAATCGACAATTTTTTGACGAACGTTGGTCAAAGCATCGGGTTGTTAGTTGTTTGGATTGGTCATCTCAGGTAAATTACAACAAAACTGGTTGCTATTAactcatttttgaattgggtagttttagttttagaaactgtttaaatcagtatgtaatttaaaataataatgatggttCTGATGCTATCGTATTCATTTTGCCTCATGTACTATGGAAGAAAGGATTGCAAACATTCTTTGTACTTAAAACTCAAGATTTTATTCATGCCACAACCCAGTTTTACTTATGTCAATTGCTCGCCAATCCTTTGGATAAAATTGCAACACATGCTTTAACTAACTGTACTAGTTTAAAGTTCTAATGTTCCAGTGAGCATAACTCTATAGAgatatcttttttggtgagggTTAGGTattatattttcagaataatttgaTAAAGACTGTTGAGTAACTGGAATGTAAAACAGTTCTTATTATCATAGCATTTTGTTTTCCACTTGATTTCTGCGAGCAGTATCCAGAGTTACTTGTGGCTTCCTATAACAACAATGAAGATGCTCCTCATGAGCCTGACGGTGTGGCCCTTGTATGgaatatgaaatacaaaaaaacgACCCCAGAATACGTGTTTCACTGCCAGGTAAGATGGTCTTTTGCCATTCTTCCTCACGTTTAAGAATTCATTAATGAATTTAGACAAgtaccttttctcttttcttgtcaaCATAATGATTTCATTGGATTGGCATTTACTAAACCACCCCATGTTTGCAAACAGATGTGAACAGAAAACTGAAGACGTCTCAGTTCAACATGATCTGTCTTTTGTAGCTTTTCTGACATCTCTTATAATGTTTAATCACACCTAAAGTCCTTTACAGTTGTGATTTTCTGTTATTGTGATTGATTGTATAAAAGAactcttttataaaatgtcttttctacAGGGAGTTTCTCAGGAACTTATTTGCTGAATATACAATTAGACTGTTGGCCCACTGAATTACTTATACATGGCCTGAGGAGTTGGAACTAGATAGTTTTAAGTAGAAACATATGTTTGAAGTAGGAAACAGATGCAGAGTTTTAAAGTGGATTTAGTGGAAGGTTAGAATTTGCAAGCCTTTTTTGGTTGCATAAGTTATAATCTTTTAATAATGTCCTAATTCTAAAAAAACACGTACCTAAATCAAAACTAGCATATTCTCTGTTGTCAGATGACTGTCGGAGGCCCGTGCTGAGCCAGTTATCTTTTGATTTAATACTGTAAtcaaatgaaatacttttttgctttctttgataAGTTGctgaaacatatttatataaataatcattCCATTTGACTTTTAAGCAAAAACTTTTCTAAAGATAAATTTTTGTattctgaaacaaaatgaaaatttttaatgaatttatttatttttataacctctAATACCTTACAATAAAGGGGAAAATGTTTtagatatagatttatttttataatttgtcagGCTTCTTCCATTTGAATCTGGAATATAAAAATCTTACTTATTTGCAGTCAGCTGTGATGTCTGCTACCTTTGCAAAATTTCATCCAAACCTGGTTGTTGGTGGTACATATTCAGGCCAAATTGTGCTGTGGGATAACCGTAGCAATAAAAGAACTCCAGTGCAAAGAACTCCACTGTCAGCTGCTGCACACACAGTAAGTAAAAAGATTATTTCCATTAGACTTCTGTGCTCCTTCACCATTAAATACTTAGGAGTGTCCATCAGAGTAGtctcagaatctgtttcctttGATGTATGAATTCCTCATCATTTAGTAACCAAGAACAAAGGCCTTTTTTGGTGGGGGCTAATCTGTCTTACTAGAAACTCATCTCTCTTCCTAGACAACCTTTTGTTAATCAACAGAATAGCATCAAACTTCACATTAAAAATGCCCTCAAGATATGAAACTTTTCATATGAAACAGAATACCTGTGATTATGCagtaaaaattgtttcattttttggtaaaataatcCCAGAAAACTTTCTTTAATATCTCTTTCTTCAGCATCCTGTATATTGTGTTAATGTCGTTGGAACTCAAAATGCTCACAATCTGATTAGCATCTCTACTGATGGAAAAATTTGTTCATGGAGCCTGGACATGCTTTCCCATCCACAGGTAGGTTCAACTTGAAAAACTCTGAAATTTTGAGGCAGACGTTGTTTTTCAAGTCTGTATAAACCCCAGCTTATGTTTTTCATGAATGtttcataataacattttattataatggtTTATAAACCTAAACATGTGTTAAATAGTTTGTTGTGTATATACTTTATTTTCGAACCTGATTCATTTAATCAAAGTCAATTTATGTAAGTAGTAAAGAAATTGTTTACAAACcaattaaaactagaaatttttcttaaaaaattaaaaattgcaagtttacaaaataactttaattcttttctatGTAGGATAGCATGGAATTGGTTCATAAACAGTCAAAGGCAGTCGCTGTGACATCTATGTCCTTCCCTGTTGGAGATGTCAACAACTTTGTTGTTGGGAGTGAAGAAGGTTCTGTATACACAGCGTGCCGCCATGGCAGGTAAATCTAAACTGGAATTTGTCATTTCAAATTCTCCTTTGAATCTGATTAAAACAGATTGTCCCCCTTTTAAGTAGAAATCTGTCCTCGAGCCACTCCTCATTAATGACAAATTATTTGAGGTCaggtatataaaattaaaacaagtactttttaaaaataaaaggtgattTTGGATCACAATGTGTTCCAGATTTTGAGGGTTGTGGTATATTTtggttttgtatgtgtgtgtgtgctcatagAAGTTAGTGGCGGGAGGTAACATTCAGCAATTACAAATGCAATATGCACATGCCATATACTGACCTTTAAAATTGTAAAGGAGATTTTCagtcattttcccattttatttggACTTTGAGCTTTGGTTCAGTTCTAATAATTGTACAGTAATGGCACGTACACATTTTAAATTGACTAGTATTTCACCTGCTGTTCAGTCTGTTTTGAAATTGTCTAGTTGTCTATACCTTATCAGTTGCTTCCTGAAAAAAAACTTGAGTGTCCAGTTTTCCTCTCAAATACAGATCACCTTCACTTCAAAGCTTTTGATTTAAAAGTAGCCCGGATTTTCTCTCCTACATGTAGTGTCCCTTTGTCTCTATTTCACCCAATCAGATACTGGATTTTTGAATTCTGTCGTCAGCAGCATGATGTTCAAAAATGTACTTATTGCTTTAGTTATCAAATCTAGTCCAATTATCAAATCTGGATAGAATGATACTCAAGTTATTCTGATGTATTATGAGCACAGAGTTAAGTTTGTTGAACTATGTCAAGCTTATATATTTAGAAGTGGTCAACTTACAAAAGAAACTTACAAAATTTCCTTAACATTCTCACTTTTATGAAATAGCAAAGCTGGAATCAGTGAGATGTTTGAGGGACATCAAGGACCCATCACTGGCATCCATTGTCATGCAGCTGTTGGAGCAGTAGACTTCTCACATCTTTTTGTCACTTCATCATTTGACTGGACAGTAAAACTTTGGACAACTAAGGTATCTTTAAAACAGATGTTTGCTCGTGTGCTCAGGTTTCTAACACAAGGTGGTGCTCTAATACACAGGAAAGATGAAAAGCTTTCTGATAGTTTAGAATGATTAACTGATAGATTGAACCTGATAAGAAGTTAAACAGAACATGAGTGAGCTACTAGATGTAGTTTTCAGAAAAGTGTGCTGACAAATATGGTAGCCCCACATACAGCCAAAGAGGAGTCTTTCCACCACTTCAGGCGTTTTAAGTGCTGAATTATCTACACTGAACAGAGTTGGGGAAAAAGCCCCTGAGTATCTTGCATAGCACCTCACAGAGCTGTCATACAGCCCGGCACAAAAGCCATACAGTTTCTCTTTGTAGAATTTTAGAGGCTTGTTAGAACTACAGTGACTCACAGAGCtgatggaaaatggagaaaagacggATAAAACTGATGTACAATAAGTCCTATATGATAAGGCTACACATCATAAATTTGAATCATTAAGAAAGTATTGTATAAAAGGCATGGATGCATATGTATTTTCGTTTtccataataaataatttaaatagtttttttattttaataagttatttttattttcatttattcaaaaaaaccAATTATGTTATAAAGTGCTTCCTGATTCTCCAGCAATTCTAAATAAAGGTGAGCTGGCCCTGCATCATTGAAAGCCTCAAGGCCAATCCGGGTAGGGAATGTTACTTTCTGTGATAGGCCTTGTATTAATAGTTTCATTTGGcctcattttaaaacttaaatgccTTGACTTTGCTGTCTAGCTTTTCTGTTTTGCATTGTTGCTGGCAAAACTGCATACTCAGAATATCAGATTCTATTTAAGTTCAATTTTAagctatatttttttatgtttccatcTGCTGTTTCCATCCTTATCCTAAATGTTGACCTTTTGAGTAACTCATCATGACACAAAGTTTAGAGTCCTGTTTTggttcttcagtttttttttaggAAAACCTAGTGGTCTTAACAAATGTTCTTTGCTATTACAGtgaactcatttatttattaaatactggCTTCAGAAATCGAGGATGAACTCGCTGTTCATTCTTGTCCTTTCTTGATGCTTCCTTTCAGTCTAATATGAAGTGAATTAGAAAACTTTGCCTCTAAAAgcttgccttttaaaattaagcattttcAGGTTTGGCATTAGCAGGTAGAAAAATCGCACTTACTATAAGTCTAATGaagggaaaatatagaaaagtgcTTAACACAGTGTCTAGCATGTACCGGACACTTAACAATGTTCAGTTCCTCCTTTGTCCCTTCATGCAGATCAGACAGAGCCTGAATGCATTTAgtcactgatctgttttctttcttggattgttattgaatttttattcttttaatgagaTTGATATagtggaaaaaggaagaagattcCCACAAACATAAGCAAAGAAATGCATAATCTAGCTAG encodes the following:
- the DYNC1I2 gene encoding cytoplasmic dynein 1 intermediate chain 2 isoform X4; the protein is MSDKSELKAELERKKQRLAQIREEKKRKEEERKKKETDQKKEAVAPVQEESDLEKKRREAEALLQSMGLTPESPIVPPPMSPSSKSVSTPSEAGSQDSGDGAVGSRTLHWDTDPSVLQLHSDSDLGRGPIKLGMAKITQVDFPPREIVTYTKETQTPVMAQPKEDEEEEDDVVTPKPPIEPEEEKTLKKDEENDSKAPPHELTEEEKQQILHSEEFLSFFDHSTRIVERALSEQINIFFDYSGRDLEDKEGEIQAGAKLSLNRQFFDERWSKHRVVSCLDWSSQYPELLVASYNNNEDAPHEPDGVALVWNMKYKKTTPEYVFHCQSAVMSATFAKFHPNLVVGGTYSGQIVLWDNRSNKRTPVQRTPLSAAAHTHPVYCVNVVGTQNAHNLISISTDGKICSWSLDMLSHPQDSMELVHKQSKAVAVTSMSFPVGDVNNFVVGSEEGSVYTACRHGSKAGISEMFEGHQGPITGIHCHAAVGAVDFSHLFVTSSFDWTVKLWTTKNNKPLYSFEDNSDYVYDVMWSPTHPALFACVDGMGRLDLWNLNNDTEVPTASISVEGNPALNRVRWTHSGREIAVGDSEGQIVIYDVGEIAVPRNDEWARFGRTLAEINANRADAEEEAATRIPA
- the DYNC1I2 gene encoding cytoplasmic dynein 1 intermediate chain 2 isoform X2 gives rise to the protein MSDKSELKAELERKKQRLAQIREEKKRKEEERKKKETDQKKEAVAPVQEESDLEKKRREAEALLQSMGLTPESPIVFSEYWVPPPMSPSSKSVSTPSEAGSQDSGDGAVGSRTLHWDTDPSVLQLHSDSDLGRGPIKLGMAKITQVDFPPREIVTYTKETQTPVMAQPKEDEEEEDDVVTPKPPIEPEEEKTLKKDEENDSKAPPHELTEEEKQQILHSEEFLSFFDHSTRIVERALSEQINIFFDYSGRDLEDKEGEIQAGAKLSLNRQFFDERWSKHRVVSCLDWSSQYPELLVASYNNNEDAPHEPDGVALVWNMKYKKTTPEYVFHCQSAVMSATFAKFHPNLVVGGTYSGQIVLWDNRSNKRTPVQRTPLSAAAHTHPVYCVNVVGTQNAHNLISISTDGKICSWSLDMLSHPQDSMELVHKQSKAVAVTSMSFPVGDVNNFVVGSEEGSVYTACRHGSKAGISEMFEGHQGPITGIHCHAAVGAVDFSHLFVTSSFDWTVKLWTTKNNKPLYSFEDNSDYVYDVMWSPTHPALFACVDGMGRLDLWNLNNDTEVPTASISVEGNPALNRVRWTHSGREIAVGDSEGQIVIYDVGEIAVPRNDEWARFGRTLAEINANRADAEEEAATRIPA
- the DYNC1I2 gene encoding cytoplasmic dynein 1 intermediate chain 2 isoform X3, which gives rise to MSDKSELKAELERKKQRLAQIREEKKRKEEERKKKETDQKKEAVAPVQEESDLEKKRREAEALLQSMGLTPESPIVPPPMSPSSKSVSTPSEAGSQDSGDGAVGSRTLHWDTDPSVLQLHSDSDLGRGPIKLGMAKITQVDFPPREIVTYTKETQTPVMAQPKEDEEEEDDVVTPKPPIEPEEEKTLKKDEENDSKAPPHELTEEEKQQILHSEEFLSFFDHSTRIVERALSEQINIFFDYSGRDLEDKEGEIQAGAKLSLNRQFFDERWSKHRVVSCLDWSSQYPELLVASYNNNEDAPHEPDGVALVWNMKYKKTTPEYVFHCQSAVMSATFAKFHPNLVVGGTYSGQIVLWDNRSNKRTPVQRTPLSAAAHTHPVYCVNVVGTQNAHNLISISTDGKICSWSLDMLSHPQDSMELVHKQSKAVAVTSMSFPVGDVNNFVVGSEEGSVYTACRHGSKAGISEMFEGHQGPITGIHCHAAVGAVDFSHLFVTSSFDWTVKLWTTKNNKPLYSFEDNSDYVYDVMWSPTHPALFACVDGMGRLDLWNLNNDTEVPTASISVEGNPALNRVRWTHSGREIAVGDSEGQIVIYDVGEQIAVPRNDEWARFGRTLAEINANRADAEEEAATRIPA
- the DYNC1I2 gene encoding cytoplasmic dynein 1 intermediate chain 2 isoform X1 codes for the protein MSDKSELKAELERKKQRLAQIREEKKRKEEERKKKETDQKKEAVAPVQEESDLEKKRREAEALLQSMGLTPESPIVFSEYWVPPPMSPSSKSVSTPSEAGSQDSGDGAVGSRTLHWDTDPSVLQLHSDSDLGRGPIKLGMAKITQVDFPPREIVTYTKETQTPVMAQPKEDEEEEDDVVTPKPPIEPEEEKTLKKDEENDSKAPPHELTEEEKQQILHSEEFLSFFDHSTRIVERALSEQINIFFDYSGRDLEDKEGEIQAGAKLSLNRQFFDERWSKHRVVSCLDWSSQYPELLVASYNNNEDAPHEPDGVALVWNMKYKKTTPEYVFHCQSAVMSATFAKFHPNLVVGGTYSGQIVLWDNRSNKRTPVQRTPLSAAAHTHPVYCVNVVGTQNAHNLISISTDGKICSWSLDMLSHPQDSMELVHKQSKAVAVTSMSFPVGDVNNFVVGSEEGSVYTACRHGSKAGISEMFEGHQGPITGIHCHAAVGAVDFSHLFVTSSFDWTVKLWTTKNNKPLYSFEDNSDYVYDVMWSPTHPALFACVDGMGRLDLWNLNNDTEVPTASISVEGNPALNRVRWTHSGREIAVGDSEGQIVIYDVGEQIAVPRNDEWARFGRTLAEINANRADAEEEAATRIPA
- the DYNC1I2 gene encoding cytoplasmic dynein 1 intermediate chain 2 isoform X5; translation: MSDKSELKAELERKKQRLAQIREEKKRKEEERKKKETDQKKEAVAPVQEESDLEKKRREAEALLQSMGLTPESPIVFSEYWVPPPMSPSSKSVSTPSEAGSQDSGDGAVGSRRGPIKLGMAKITQVDFPPREIVTYTKETQTPVMAQPKEDEEEEDDVVTPKPPIEPEEEKTLKKDEENDSKAPPHELTEEEKQQILHSEEFLSFFDHSTRIVERALSEQINIFFDYSGRDLEDKEGEIQAGAKLSLNRQFFDERWSKHRVVSCLDWSSQYPELLVASYNNNEDAPHEPDGVALVWNMKYKKTTPEYVFHCQSAVMSATFAKFHPNLVVGGTYSGQIVLWDNRSNKRTPVQRTPLSAAAHTHPVYCVNVVGTQNAHNLISISTDGKICSWSLDMLSHPQDSMELVHKQSKAVAVTSMSFPVGDVNNFVVGSEEGSVYTACRHGSKAGISEMFEGHQGPITGIHCHAAVGAVDFSHLFVTSSFDWTVKLWTTKNNKPLYSFEDNSDYVYDVMWSPTHPALFACVDGMGRLDLWNLNNDTEVPTASISVEGNPALNRVRWTHSGREIAVGDSEGQIVIYDVGEQIAVPRNDEWARFGRTLAEINANRADAEEEAATRIPA
- the DYNC1I2 gene encoding cytoplasmic dynein 1 intermediate chain 2 isoform X6, with protein sequence MSDKSELKAELERKKQRLAQIREEKKRKEEERKKKETDQKKEAVAPVQEESDLEKKRREAEALLQSMGLTPESPIVPPPMSPSSKSVSTPSEAGSQDSGDGAVGSRRGPIKLGMAKITQVDFPPREIVTYTKETQTPVMAQPKEDEEEEDDVVTPKPPIEPEEEKTLKKDEENDSKAPPHELTEEEKQQILHSEEFLSFFDHSTRIVERALSEQINIFFDYSGRDLEDKEGEIQAGAKLSLNRQFFDERWSKHRVVSCLDWSSQYPELLVASYNNNEDAPHEPDGVALVWNMKYKKTTPEYVFHCQSAVMSATFAKFHPNLVVGGTYSGQIVLWDNRSNKRTPVQRTPLSAAAHTHPVYCVNVVGTQNAHNLISISTDGKICSWSLDMLSHPQDSMELVHKQSKAVAVTSMSFPVGDVNNFVVGSEEGSVYTACRHGSKAGISEMFEGHQGPITGIHCHAAVGAVDFSHLFVTSSFDWTVKLWTTKNNKPLYSFEDNSDYVYDVMWSPTHPALFACVDGMGRLDLWNLNNDTEVPTASISVEGNPALNRVRWTHSGREIAVGDSEGQIVIYDVGEQIAVPRNDEWARFGRTLAEINANRADAEEEAATRIPA
- the DYNC1I2 gene encoding cytoplasmic dynein 1 intermediate chain 2 isoform X7, producing MSDKSELKAELERKKQRLAQIREEKKRKEEERKKKETDQKKEAVAPVQEESDLEKKRREAEALLQSMGLTPESPIVPPPMSPSSKSVSTPSEAGSQDSGDGAVGSRRGPIKLGMAKITQVDFPPREIVTYTKETQTPVMAQPKEDEEEEDDVVTPKPPIEPEEEKTLKKDEENDSKAPPHELTEEEKQQILHSEEFLSFFDHSTRIVERALSEQINIFFDYSGRDLEDKEGEIQAGAKLSLNRQFFDERWSKHRVVSCLDWSSQYPELLVASYNNNEDAPHEPDGVALVWNMKYKKTTPEYVFHCQSAVMSATFAKFHPNLVVGGTYSGQIVLWDNRSNKRTPVQRTPLSAAAHTHPVYCVNVVGTQNAHNLISISTDGKICSWSLDMLSHPQDSMELVHKQSKAVAVTSMSFPVGDVNNFVVGSEEGSVYTACRHGSKAGISEMFEGHQGPITGIHCHAAVGAVDFSHLFVTSSFDWTVKLWTTKNNKPLYSFEDNSDYVYDVMWSPTHPALFACVDGMGRLDLWNLNNDTEVPTASISVEGNPALNRVRWTHSGREIAVGDSEGQIVIYDVGEIAVPRNDEWARFGRTLAEINANRADAEEEAATRIPA